TTCACGAGGGTCCTTGTTGTCGTCTCTGTGAATCTCGGTTGCAATAAGACTCTAGGAGAATTGAAAGGGAAACTACCTCGCTTTCTACATAACTGCAGAGGACTTCAGTTGCAATAAGACTCTAGGAGAATTGAAAGCTTCTAAATCGGACGGCCTATACACGATAGTTTTCACGTTGCAATAAGACTCTAGGAGAATTGAAAGACATCTGGGGTCTCTCGGAAGAGCGCGCGACGGAAATGTTGCAATAAGACTCTAGGAGAATTGAAAGTTGAAGCCCCTCTCTACCCATCTGAGCGAGTAGCCACCGGTTGCAATAAGACTCTAGGAGAATTGAAAGAACGAAAAAAAATACAAGCTCGCAATCCGCGACCTGGGTTGCAATAAGACTCTAGGAGAATTGAAAGTTTGAGGCCCTCGACGAACTGCTCAAGGTCTCCCGCGTTGCAATAAGACTCTAGGAGAATTGAAAGAGGTAAATCATGCCCAGGCCTCCCAGGACCAAAATGGGTTGCAATAAGACTCTAGGAGAATTGAAAGAGAAGCTTAGCGATAGCTTTTGAAGAGCGGAAACCAGTTGCAATAAGACTCTAGGAGAATTGAAAGAGAGCTGACGCCTCTTCGACATCGCGAAAGGCTCTGGGTTGCAATAAGACTCTAGGAGAATTGAAAGCAAGAAACGCGCGAGAAAACCCGAGGAGGCGGGCTCAGGTTGCAATAAGACTCTAGGAGAATTGAAAGACCGCTACAGTGTACTGCTGTAGCTTAGTGATAAGTGTTGCAATAAGACTCTAGGAGAATTGAAAGTCGCGTCAAACCAGCTCATCAGCCCCTTTAGATAGTGTTGCAATAAGACTCTAGGAGAATTGAAAGGTGAAGGGGGGAACAGCGATGAGAAGGGCAGGATTGGGTTGCAATAAGACTCTAGGAGAATTGAAAGTTCTATCTCCTGAGCCCAGAGACCGGCTCAAGCGAGCTGTTGCAATAAGACTCTAGGAGAATTGAAAGTGAGGACAATCTGAAGAAGGTTTTGGAGGGATGATTTGTTGCAATAAGACTCTAGGAGAATTGAAAGTGGGGTTTTCGGGGGGGTGTGGCCTCTTTGGCTACACGGTTGCAATAAGCCTCCAGGAGAATTGAAAGAAGAGCAGGCCACGGACAGGACAACCTGAAACCTAAAACTCAAATCTCAACCCACGTGAAGTCCCTCGCGACCTCGCCCGGAATCCCTGCTTCCCTGACCTTCTTCTCCAGAACTTCATGGGGGTAGTTGCTGTGACTTATGTGCGCGAAGACGGTGTAGCCTGCCCCGACCCTCTTCGCCAGTTCTATCGCCTCCCGGACTCCAAGATGCGAGCAGGGAATGGCTTCCCTGTGGGTCATCTCGGCTATAAGCAGGTCGGCCCCTTCCATGAGCTTTATTGCTCTTTCATCCTTCAGAATCTCCGGCCCGGTGTCACCGGTTATCGCTATCCTCTTCCCCTTCACCTCGATGACGAAGCCACCGGCAGTTACCGTGTGGGTTACGGGGAAATGAACTACCCTCATCTTTCCGATTCTCGTCTCCTCCCAGAACTCAAGCTCGTCGTAGCTCCACTCGTGTCCCTCTGGACTTTCTGAGCCGAATGCAAGCTTCGCCAAGCTTTTCGCGACTTCCAGTGCTTTCCTGTGGGAGTAGAACTCAACGCGTCTGAAGACCTGAAGGTCCGGTAAGCCGAAGACGTGGTCGAAGTGGCCGTGGGTGATGAGAATCCGCTCCACCTCCCTGTTCAGCCTCTCCAGGTGGTAGTGCAGGTCTGGACTCGGGTCAACGAGCGTCTCCTCGAAATAGAGCGAAAACCGCGTTCTCCTTAAGGCCGGATTAATCCTCGCCCGCGAGCAGTTCTCGCATGTGCAGAGGGGCTTCGGCGTCCCGCTGTATGAACCCGAGCCGAGAATCACGACCTTCATTCCCTCACCCCGCTCTCCTCTCTGCTCACCGTTAGGGTTCCGAGGGTTATTAAGGCTAAGCCCGCGAGGTGGTAGGGTGTTACACTCTCGCCGAGGAGCGCAATCGAGACGAGCACCGTCAGAGCGGGCGCGGGCGTTAAAATGGCCGTCGCCTTCGAGAGGTTAATCCGCGCTATCGCCAAATACCAGAGGCTCTGTGTGAGCGCTATTATCAGCCCCTCAGCAAGAGCCAGCTTCGTGAAGGCGAAGCCGGTAATAAAGGCAGGAACGAGGAGGAGAAGCCCGCCGAAGGTGTTCCTCAGCGTTGCTATCGTCACCGGGCTGTAATCGGTTCTCTTGGCTATTGCGTGCCCGAGCTGCCAGAAGAGGGGAGTTAGGAGTAGTAGAACGTCGCCCTTCAAAAGTTCAGGTCTCTTTCCCTGCGCGACCACGAGGAAGACGCCCGCGATTAGAGCTAGGGCCGAAACTACCGCCCTTCCGGTTATCCTCTCCCTCAGGAGGAGCCACGAGATGAGGAAGGAGTAGAAGACTTCGAAGCGCGTGAGTATCGCCGAGTTTACAGCAGTGCTCAGCCTCGTCCCGTAGGAGAAGAGAGAATAAGCTATTGCCGTCGCGAAAAGGCCCGTTAGAAAGGCCTTCCTCAGCTCGGCCGGTCTATCCCGGATTTCTCTCGCCCGACCGCCGAGCAGTAGGAGGGACCAGAGGATTAGCGAAGCTATTAGAGCCGACAGCGAGGCGAATGCGAAGGGATTAACTGGATTGGCCTTGATTACGGCCGGCTCGAGGCCGAGCAGGACCAGCACAACAAACGCTAACAGCGTCCCCTCGGTTTCGCGGTCCATGGGTGGAGTTAGAGGGTGGGGTTTTTATGGGCTTCTCTACCCACCGCGCTCAATCTCCTCGATTATCTCGTCGATTTCCCTCTTGCTCATCTTCGCTATCCCAAAGGTCCTCTCGGAAACTCTTGTCGGGACTATCTTAATTCTGACCTCACTCCCCTCGGGGAGGTTGAGCTTTTTCTTGGGCTTCAGGACGCCGTTCTCATAGACGGCTTCAACAACTTCCATTCTCTCACCATACAGAGTTCAATCATTTTGACTTTAACCTTTTCTTTTCCAAAAACTTTAAATTCTCCTCTCCCCTTTCTCTTCCCATGCTCGGTGGTCGCTTTTGGCTTTGGTGAGGTCCTTCTCTTCTGCACCGCCTTAGCCACGAGCTTCGTTTCCACTGGAAATGGAGGTGCTTTAAATGGACGAGTTTAAGGTTACCCCCTGGGACGTTGAAGGTCTCGTCGACTACGACAAGCTGATAGAGCAGTTCGGAACCAGCCCGCTGACGGACGAGTTGCTTGAGAAGACGGCAAGGCTTACGAAGAGCGAACTGCCGATTTACTTCCGCAGGCGCTTCTTCTTCTCCCACAGGGACTACGACAAAATCCTTGCCGACTACGAGAGCGGAAAGGGCTTCTTCCTGTACACCGGCAGGGGCCCGAGCGGGCCGATGCACATCGGCCACATAATTCCTTTCTACGCCACCAAGTGGCTTCAGGAGAAGTTCGGCGTCAACCTCTACATACAGATAACCGACGACGAGAAGTTCCTCTTCAAGAACCTCACCTTAGAAGAAACCAAGCGCTGGGCCTACGAGAACATTTTGGATATAATCGCGGTCGGCTTCGACCCCGACAAGACCTTCATCTTCCAGGACAGCGAGTTCACGAAGATTTACGAGATGGCCCTTCCGATAGCGAAGAAGATAAACTACTCGATGGCCAAAGCGGTCTTTGGCTTCAACGAGCAGAGCAAGATTGGAATGATTTTCTACCCTGCCATACAGGCCGCACCGACCTTCTTCGAGAAGAAGCGCTGTCTAATTCCAGCGGCAATTGACCAGGACCCCTACTGGAGGCTCCAGAGGGACTTCGCCGAGAGCCTCGGCTACTACAAGACCGCCGCTTTGCACTCGAAGTTCGTTCCACCGCTGACGGGCCTCGAAGGGAAGATGAGCGCCAGCAAGCCTGAAACCGCCGTCTATCTCACCGATGACCCGGAGGAAGCTGGAAAGAAAATCTGGAAGTTCGCCCTGACAGGCGGTCAGCCGACGCTCAAAGAGCAGAGGGAGAAGGGCGGAAACCCTGAGAAGTGCGTCGTCTTCAAGTGGCTGGAGATTTTCTTCGAGGAGGACGACAAGAAGCTCATGGAGCGATACCACGCGTGTAAAGCCGGCGAACTGACCTGTGGAGAGTGCAAGCGCTACCTCATCAAGAAGGTTCAGGAGTTCCTGAAGGAGCACCAGAAGAAGAGGAAAGAAGCCGAGAAGAAGGTGGAGAAGTTCAAGTACACCGGCGAGCTGGCAAGGGAGCAGTGGGAGAAGGCTATCCCTGAGCCACTCCGCTAATCCCAGAACCCCCACTCCTCCTCGAACTCGCTCCTTTCCCTCTTTTCCACTTTCCCCTCCTTCTTCAGTTCAACCCTAAATTCAGCCTTCTCAACGACGTCCCTCGCGAGCGGAACGTCCAGCACCGCCTTGAGCTCAAACGCTCCGTGGCCGAGCACGGTGGTGTTTTTCCAGAGGGTTTTGACGAGCGACATGGGACTTACCGTTTTATAGTTGGCGAAGACTACAGTTTTCTCCCCGGGGAGGGGCGAAAACGTGAAGTCGAAGCTCTGCCCTTCGGCTATCCTCTTCCAGACCTTTCCCGAGCCGACTTCGATTCTCACCTTCTTCGCCTTCGACAGCTCGGCCTGCACGCTCCCCCTCAGCTCCCTTCCCTCTCCCCGGAACGTCACCGTCGCGACGTCGCTCCCCTTACTCAGGGTAAGGCTTCCCGAGCCTGTAACCTCCCCTTCGTCCGTGAAGAAAATCAAGAGGGCGTCCCTGTAGGGCCCGCTGAGGACTCTAACAGCCGGGGCCTCAACTCTACCCGTCCCGTCGCGGAGCACTTGGACTCTGAAAGGTTCGTTTAGGAACTCCACGAACATTCCAGTTTTTCTCTCCCGGGCCTCAAAGCTCCTCCTGACGTGGTAGCTCCTGCTCCGCCCGGTGCTCGTCCAGTAGCCGTCGAGGGTTACTCTACCGGTCTCGTATTCGAGCTCCTCCGGAAACGTAACTCCGCTTTCCGCTATGGAGGAACTCTCAAAGAGTGCCGAGGCCCTTTTGTTGCCGGTGAAGACGCTCGTTCCCTTCGCGAGGGCGAGGAGTATGAACAGAACAGGCATGGCCAGAAAGAGGAGGGCGAACCACGTCGGGGCGAAGCTCAGCATTCCGATGGCAATCCAGATGAAAACGACCGCAAACACCACAACCGCGAAGACCGCGAGCGTTCCGCTCTCCTTCACGAGGACCTTTTGCAACCCCACCACCGCTCAATCCTTGGCGGTTCCCCTTATTACTTTTGTCCCTCGTATGGCAAGGTTTAATTCGCCTCCCGGGAACTCCGAACGGTGATGGTATGGTTCGGTTGCCTTACATGGACGGCTTCTATGAGCTACGCCCGAGCAAAATAGTGGCCCTCGCCAAAAACTACGCCGAGCACGCGAGGGAGATGGAGAGCGACGTTCCGGAGAAGCCGGTCTTCTTCCTCAAGCCTCCGAGTGCACTCATCGGCCCCGGCGAGCCGATAATTCTGCCGAGGATGAGCAGGCGCGTTGACCACGAGGTTGAGCTGGCCGTGATAATCGGGAAGCGCGCGAAGAGAGTTCCCGCTGAGAAAGCCATGGATTATGTCCTTGGCTACACGATATTGCTCGACATTACAGCGAGAGACCTCCAGGCCGAGGCGAGGGAAAAGGGCCTTCCCTGGACGATTGCGAAGGGCTTCGACACGTTCGCCCCCGTCGGCCCGAGGGTCGTGGATAAGCGCGAGCTGAAAATAGACGACCTCGAAATCGGCCTGAAGGTGAACGGCGAACTCAGACAGCTTGGAAGAACCAGTGAGATGGTCTTCAAGGTTCCCGAGCTGATAGAGTACATAAGCTCCGTCATGACGCTCGAGCCCGGGGACATAATAGCGACAGGAACGCCGGCAGGAATAGGCCCGCTGAGGCACGGCGATAGGGTTGATGCCTGGATTGAGGGCATCGGAAGAGTCGAGTTCGACGTCCTGAGCGAGGACTCGATTCTGTGCTGATTTCTCCGTTCATCACTTTTATTCAATCACGTAGGTATGGACCATCAGCCCGCCGTGTCCTATGAGGCGGTGATGCTTGATTTGGAAGCCGTTCTCTTCAATGGCCTTCTCTATCGCCCTCTTCTCCGTCGTTATGAAGACCCCCCTCTTCTCCAGAACCTTCGCAAGCTCCCCGAAAAAGTCCATGTAGAGCTTCGGAATGGCGCTCTTCCTCCCTATCTTTAGCCCGTATGGAAGGTTGCTGACCGCGAAGTCCACGCTCTCGACGTATTCACTTAGCCTCGTCGCATCGCCGAGAACGAACTCTATCATATCCAGCACTCCCGCGGAGAGGGCGTTCATCTCGGCCCCACGCAGGTGCTTCCTGAACTTCTCGAGGCCGATTATCCGTCCTTCGTAACCCCTTAGGGCCAGCTCTATCGGAATCGTTCCGCTACCGCAGAAGGGGTCTATGAATGACCCGCCGTCCGGTTCGGCCAGCTCAATCAGCGCGTTCGCTATGCTGGCCTTTAAGTGGGCCGGGTGGTCGTAGACGCGCCAGGGCCTCTTGTGAAGAGAGCTGTCGCCGGTCGTGTCAATCCCGAGGAAGAAAGCCTCGCCAATCAGCTCGGCCCTGAAGATTACCGCCGGGTGGTCGAGGTTCACCTTCGGACTTCCGAAG
The Thermococcus sp. 21S9 DNA segment above includes these coding regions:
- a CDS encoding MBL fold metallo-hydrolase, which produces MKVVILGSGSYSGTPKPLCTCENCSRARINPALRRTRFSLYFEETLVDPSPDLHYHLERLNREVERILITHGHFDHVFGLPDLQVFRRVEFYSHRKALEVAKSLAKLAFGSESPEGHEWSYDELEFWEETRIGKMRVVHFPVTHTVTAGGFVIEVKGKRIAITGDTGPEILKDERAIKLMEGADLLIAEMTHREAIPCSHLGVREAIELAKRVGAGYTVFAHISHSNYPHEVLEKKVREAGIPGEVARDFTWVEI
- a CDS encoding DMT family transporter → MDRETEGTLLAFVVLVLLGLEPAVIKANPVNPFAFASLSALIASLILWSLLLLGGRAREIRDRPAELRKAFLTGLFATAIAYSLFSYGTRLSTAVNSAILTRFEVFYSFLISWLLLRERITGRAVVSALALIAGVFLVVAQGKRPELLKGDVLLLLTPLFWQLGHAIAKRTDYSPVTIATLRNTFGGLLLLVPAFITGFAFTKLALAEGLIIALTQSLWYLAIARINLSKATAILTPAPALTVLVSIALLGESVTPYHLAGLALITLGTLTVSREESGVRE
- a CDS encoding antitoxin family protein, giving the protein MEVVEAVYENGVLKPKKKLNLPEGSEVRIKIVPTRVSERTFGIAKMSKREIDEIIEEIERGG
- a CDS encoding tryptophan--tRNA ligase, whose protein sequence is MDEFKVTPWDVEGLVDYDKLIEQFGTSPLTDELLEKTARLTKSELPIYFRRRFFFSHRDYDKILADYESGKGFFLYTGRGPSGPMHIGHIIPFYATKWLQEKFGVNLYIQITDDEKFLFKNLTLEETKRWAYENILDIIAVGFDPDKTFIFQDSEFTKIYEMALPIAKKINYSMAKAVFGFNEQSKIGMIFYPAIQAAPTFFEKKRCLIPAAIDQDPYWRLQRDFAESLGYYKTAALHSKFVPPLTGLEGKMSASKPETAVYLTDDPEEAGKKIWKFALTGGQPTLKEQREKGGNPEKCVVFKWLEIFFEEDDKKLMERYHACKAGELTCGECKRYLIKKVQEFLKEHQKKRKEAEKKVEKFKYTGELAREQWEKAIPEPLR
- a CDS encoding fumarylacetoacetate hydrolase family protein; amino-acid sequence: MVRLPYMDGFYELRPSKIVALAKNYAEHAREMESDVPEKPVFFLKPPSALIGPGEPIILPRMSRRVDHEVELAVIIGKRAKRVPAEKAMDYVLGYTILLDITARDLQAEAREKGLPWTIAKGFDTFAPVGPRVVDKRELKIDDLEIGLKVNGELRQLGRTSEMVFKVPELIEYISSVMTLEPGDIIATGTPAGIGPLRHGDRVDAWIEGIGRVEFDVLSEDSILC
- the trm14 gene encoding tRNA (guanine(6)-N2)-methyltransferase encodes the protein MRLILTTSRGIEDFARAEVEKLLSDLGVSFRVEEKPLGVEGRVLVEVDKAFYTDEKGRKRELSVSTYLNERSRLLHRVIVEVASERFEGITEEEPERALKRIEEFVASLPVERFVKVSESFAVRSFRKGEHRITSVDIAKTVGKAIFERLERFGSPKVNLDHPAVIFRAELIGEAFFLGIDTTGDSSLHKRPWRVYDHPAHLKASIANALIELAEPDGGSFIDPFCGSGTIPIELALRGYEGRIIGLEKFRKHLRGAEMNALSAGVLDMIEFVLGDATRLSEYVESVDFAVSNLPYGLKIGRKSAIPKLYMDFFGELAKVLEKRGVFITTEKRAIEKAIEENGFQIKHHRLIGHGGLMVHTYVIE